In Oreochromis aureus strain Israel breed Guangdong linkage group 20, ZZ_aureus, whole genome shotgun sequence, the following are encoded in one genomic region:
- the LOC116310003 gene encoding rho-related GTP-binding protein RhoA-C → MAAIRKKLVIVGDGACGKTCLLIVFSKDQFPEVYVPTVFENYVADIEVDGKQVELALWDTAGQEDYDRLRPLSYPDTDVILMCFSIDSPDSLENIPEKWTPEVKHFCPNVPIILVGNKKDLRNDEHTRRELAKMKQEPVKSEEAREMANRINAFGYLECSAKTKDGVREVFEMATRAALQAKKRGRKSGCLLL, encoded by the exons ATGGCGGCAATCAGAAAGAAACTGGTGATAGTCGGTGATGGAGCCTGTGGCAAGACTTGCCTCCTCATAGTGTTCAGCAAGGATCAGTTCCCTGAGGTCTACGTGCCTACAGTGTTTGAAAACTACGTGGCAGATATTGAGGTGGATGGTAAACAG GTGGAGCTGGCCTTGTGGGACACAGCAGGTCAGGAGGACTATGACCGACTGAGGCCTCTGTCATATCCAGACACAGATGTCATCCTCATGTGCTTTTCCATTGACAGCCCTGACAGTTTAG AGAATATTCCGGAGAAGTGGACTCCAGAAGTGAAGCACTTCTGTCCCAATGTGCCCATTATTCTTGTGGGAAACaagaaagacctgcgaaatgaTGAGCACACACGCCGAGAGTTGGCTAAAATGAAACAG GAACCTGTGAAGTCAGAGGAGGCGAGAGAAATGGCCAACCGGATCAATGCCTTTGGTTACTTGGAGTGCTCAGCCAAGACGAAGGATGGTGTGAGGGAGGTGTTTGAGATGGCCACCAGGGCGGCGCTACAGGCTAAGAAACGAGGCAGAAAGAGTGGCTGCCTTCTGCTATAG